AACTGCACTGTTCTTCATCATGACATGCGCCTTGGCCCCTTTCGTTTTAgggtttattttgtattttagaacAAAAGGAGAATCACTTTTTTacgatataaataaattatatattccttaaataaatcatttattactcacgtcattatttttatattaattattcatgATTTATCAAAACTCTAAGCTTCTTCTATATTGATAATTATTGTATATGGGCATCTTAAAAAAAGGGGAGTCacttaaaaactgaaaaataaaatatatcaagaagttttgttttgttcagttttttatttttttttttagtcttGAACATGTGCCTTTGTTAACAGAAGCGTCTTTAAGTACCGTTTTCATGTCCTGAAGCGGTTAAAGCCTTGAAGCCTAGTAGTGGAGGTGGTGGAGTTTTACCGCGTGAGCTTCACGAAACAATCTTTGTTTCTTTCTGCTCATCTCGTGGGTACTTCCTCACCACTTTGATCACCGTTTCACTCAACTTGATGGTGCTCAACATATGCATGCAGTTGCAGACTCATAGAAGAATTTGAAAAGATGAACACCAGCATCAAGCCCAAGCTGTACCATAAGAAACCTCCCATCACGGTGTCACATGAAAGGGTAATTAATTTTGCTCTAAAGTTCCAACTCAAAACCCGCTTCATTTTATGTCCTgtgtttatttttgaaaaacggTTGCTACAGTACACCAAGTtcatttattagtattattgcTATTTAATTACGATTCTCATCGTTAtcattaattatgattatgataGCGTAACAGTTCTTATCCAAAACTATGGCTTCAGTTTTAACAATCAATGATCCCAGAAATTCTGGAAAGtcggcattttttttttttttattgacaaagTACCGCACCATGGGAGGGGATCGAATTGGGTTCTATAAACCTCAAGGTTtcaaacctttttttctttttctttttttgctttttaCTTGTGAATCTGGCACACTGAGACATACGCGCACTTTCAATTCAAACTGATCCTAGTTGCTTACTTAAATTCTAACCTCTGAAACCTTGATTGAAAAGGCAGAGATGCGGGAAAGCTCGCGAGGGAGAGCGAATGGTTCAGTTAAGGGTGGAAAAACATCGAGCAAAGATAGAAAACTGGCTTTACAGAAAGATGTAATGGCATAGTTTCTTCTCCAATTTGTTATATGGGTTTCATTTTCTTGCTTCTAATTGCCAACCGAGATGGATTCTCCAACTTATTTTCAGGTCGACAGGTTGAAGAAAAAGCTTAGGCGTGAAGAGAACATACACAGAGCATTGGAGAGAGCTTTCAACAGGCCTTTGGGAGCTCTGCCTCGTCTTCCTCCGTATCTCCCTCCCTACGTTAgtattctctctttcttttcattgtcagtttttttctttattaacagTTTACTTATGGATTGTGATTGTAATTTTACTCATTTAATTCCTATGTACTTAGATGGTAGAGACTAATACagattcaaaattataaatacgtATATTAAAATGGACAGTTCTAAATATAAGGATTGAAAGATAAAGTCTATATAACTATAGAAATGAATAATTATGTTCAAACTAACCGATATgccttatttatttttggttaagaGTGTAAATTGTAAAGTAGATAgactattttctcttttattatccAGTACTAATTTCTAatgaaataaatcatttaaacttaaaatcacaAGTTAGAAGCTAAAAAGAGCTTAAAAGCTAACTCATTtgaactaaattttgaaatgttttaagAAGAGGTTATCGTGTTCAAGAAACATGACCATTTGACTGATGTATTTAATCTGAAATTTCTAGACACTAGGACTTCTGGCTGAGGTGGCAGTACTGGAAGAAGAAATTGTTAGGCTTGAAGAACAGGTTGTGCATTTCAGGCAGGACTTGTACCAGGAAGCTGTGTACATGTCATCCTCTAAGATGAAACTGGAGCAATCAGCCGGTGTTAGCAATTCAAGTCCGCAGAGTAGTCCCAAACTGGTTAAAGAGGAGTCCCTTTCCCAGACGCTGGATAATGCTGCAAGATCTGGAACTATGTCTATAACACTTCCAAGTGAGGAACTGACCATTTTGTGCCACCAACTAACTGAGGTTAAGTTGTTTCATTATTCAGAATGCCTTTCACTAAGTTCATTCTCTTGTTTGTCTCTCCAGAGGATAGACATGGAAAAGAGAACCAAACATGTACTAATTCTTCCAAGAGTAGCAAACAGTCCATATGCAAAGGCCAGACTACCAAATCGCCGATTAAGAAACTCCCCATCGACAATAAATCACCACAGAAACGTTGGGATCCTCCAAAAAAGCAGGTGTGTCGTGTGTTAAGATAGTTTTAAGTTCTTTGATAGGAGTACTAGTGAAAAAACGTGAGTTTTTGAAGTCGATAAATGTAAGCTTTCCAATTATGCAGCAAGAACTAAGGGTGAAAGACCTGCCAATTGCAGAAGTGAGAAACCATAGTCTACACGACAAACCAAAAGGGGGAGAAAGTCCAAATATAATATCCGAAATTATTCTGAAGTGTTTATCAAGCATTCTCTTGAGAATGAGTACTGCGAAGAATTTGGATTCTGCAGGTAATGTACCACACTCATGGATTCCAAAATCTAGTAAAAACTGCGTTGAAGGAAGTGAGTTTTGGGATCCTTATGGTATCTGTTTCGAATTCGGAAAGAGGGATATTGGTCCATACAAGCAATTATGTGCAATTGAAGCCAAATCATTCGATCCAAAACGAACTGCAAAATCTTTGTTTTTACTGCACCGGTTGAAGTATGttatattcttttcaaattactattattttccTCGATACTTATTAATCGTGTCATTTAGATGTTATATTACTctaaatttggaaaatttgcaGACTTCTTCTGAGAAAACTAGCCTGTGTCAACTTTGATAATCTCAACCACCAGGAGAAGCTTGCATTCTGGATCAACATCTATAACTCATGTATAATGAATGTAAGTCGATCATGCCATTAGAGCAACACGTAGTTTCATCTGAAATGGCCTTTGCTGACGGAACCTTTTCTTTAACCAAACAAGTTTTTAAAGTGGGTGATAGCTTATTTAAGTTCTGCTTTGCTTCAGGCGTACATAGAAAATGGCATACCGGAGAGTCCTGAAATGGTTGTTGCGCTGATGCAGAAGGTATGAAAGTTTTTCTTGTGGCTTGGATCGCAATGTATTTTGTTTGTTCCCTGAGTACATGTAATAGTATTGACAGGTTCAAgaatttataatgttttcttGTTACTCAGGCCACAATAAATGTGGGTGGACACTTGCTAAGTGCAACAACTATAGAACATGGCATTTTAAGACTTCCTTATCACTTCAAATTTGTAAGcatgttcattttaattattattgagaGTTCTTTTCATTTCAAGTCTAGCTTTTCTTGGGTGGGAATTTTGGAAATCACCAAGCTTCTTACAGCTAAATTGTAAACAGACAACATTATCAAAGGGAGGGAAAAATCATGAAACTTATGGACTAGAATTGTCAGAACCCCTGGTGACATTTGCTCTATCCTGTGGAACTTGGTCCTCTCCTGCTGTAAGTTGATACCTACTTCACATTGAATATTTCTCATCTCCTATAAGCAGTGCGTAATAATAAATCCCGTTACTCTTGTcaatttgcttgattttaaaCTTCTGCTTTTATGCACtcaataaattcaataatttcGTGATTTGCACTGTCTTGTCGCTGATTTTCTCAATTGCAGGTGAGAATTTACACAGCATCTCGGGTTGAGAACGAACTTGAGATGGCCAAAAAGGAATACTTACAGGCTGCAGTTGGAATTTCGAAATCAAAGTTCCTTATCCCGAAGCTGCTGGATTGGTATTTACTGGACTTTGCAAAAGACTTGGAATCATTGCTGGATTGGATTTGCCTCCAATTACCAAGTGATGTGGGGAAAGAAGCTATCAAGTTCCTTGAGGAAAGAAAAACCGAGCCCCTCTCACAGTTTGTACAGATTATGCCACACGAGTTCAATTTTAGATACTTGTTGTGTACAtagtttttgcttctgttttctGTAAGGTTTTATTGCTTCTGTGGATACAATTAGTACACAGTTCTAGATCATACATGTGAGAATAATGTAAATGCCATTTGTTATTTTCTCACTTCGAAAGATTTTCTTAAATGCcttcttattattttagtttcagGGTAAGtctctaaataattaaattaaattacatgtTTTGGGTTAAGATAGTTTCTTGtatcttataattaaaatttaatttaattcctgtgttatgttaaaatataatttagactATCCATATAATGATTACATTGTATTTTACTggtaatatgtaaatatttatttgaaataaaaggtAGAAGGGGAAAGTCAAGTTGAAAACGAGAGCTAGATTGGTCCATAATTTCAAAATGGATTGCAAATATTGTGTAGTTCGGCAGAAAGGTAAGTGGGCTGACACATgtgatatgttaaaaaatattggaaATTACTTCCTGCACCCCTATCTTTTTTTTCCTATGCCCTTACACTTCGGAATTTATTTTTTGGAACACAAAAACagaacacatttttttttttctggacaGCAATCATCGCTCCGAATTACGGAATTTTAGGTAGCCTTTTTGATGGGATCGATGAAGAAATGTGATAGGTGCAGGAAGCAAcacctaaaaatatttttaaaaaatcttactGTTAATTTATgactttcaaatatatataatgaattgtATCATTATAATCATTTTTTGAGACTTTATCTGTAAACCTTACTTTTATTATCATaagttcaaataaatatttaaaattagtaatcACTAACCGTAATAGTCTTTAAtgctttatttaaataatataaaaagaaagtaagagtagaaaagaaaaaaatataaagttaaaaactaGAGTAATTAAACTCCATGCATATTTTTgttgtaatataattaattacgtTTCATCTTGATCTATAAGTGACACAATAACGTGGCTTTCCTTTATATTACTCACCTTTtctataaaaaatgttataatttgtTAAAGATAAGTTGCTTTTAAGGAATCattcatttgaaaataaattaaaatgcaaaacaatGAGTTCCAAAGaaagcaattaaaaatataaagacaatTGGTTTATTCTCATActataattaaagtttaaattttgagAGTGATGCTTTCAGTCTCGAGTTTCTACACTCtcaattatatattgtttatatactttcttttgtacttttgatTGTGCAATTTTCTTCTATGCTACAGTCTGTCTGAAAACAATTTCTTCGACTGTCTAAAACTAcacaattttatcattatttctGTATTTAATCTTCAATGGTAGAGTACCAaatcattatataaataaatgtatacaaatttttgaaatatcaaatatataaaatatattaaaattttgaaatgatattttaaattatatattaatttatataatttaaaaacaaatcagGAGGCCAAGGGTGCCTCCTGTCACAccattaataaaaacttaaatataatttatatatttaataaaaactatattaaaatatatttatttattaaaagtaaagtttaaaTCTTTTAAGATTAGGTAAAGAGATTTTATGCTCTCAACCAATAAATATGTTAAGCATGACTTTTTTCGAGGtagatataataaaaagagTCAATCAAATCACTATATACATGATTATTTATAATCAATCAGCATAAAATTATTGCACCCATCATTGCATATaccattttcttttagaaaatatctattacataaaaagaaatatttatcatGTATTATACGTATATTAAAATTCCATAGTTTTAAAACCCATTGAAGACACGTGTCCAAGGTTAACTATTGTTAGCTAAATTGTTATAACAATTAAACACatgcaaaataattttaaaaaatatgatatcatattttatgataCTAAAAACTAaactgaaatataaatttatatattcttaagatttaatatatatatatatatatatatatatatatatatatataaatatacataattttaaataaaatatgcatatatatcatatttaaatatttttaataacatatatcaatatttaataataacttagtagatatagaataaaaaaagaaaatgaagaatattttaggttgatattttgtttggttttaaaatattaaaattggaatttgaCAATCGTGCTAAAATCCTAATTTACATTTGAGGAagattttgtaaaagaaatgtTCATTTATGGAAGATTTATATCCGAAGACGGAATGATATTAAGTCTGGTGTTTATTCAAATACAGACGcattagaaataattataaatggtGAATTATATGGTAAAAAAAAGCGTTGTTGATTGGGAAtgagaaatagaaagaagaatataatttttataagatgAACTGATCCTTGATTTGGTGCAGTAATCTCAGTGTCGTTGAAATGTGAAGCCTTTTACATTTTTGtacttcaaatatatatttgcattgaaaacattgaaaggAAGAAACTGTGCCCGATACGTGATTGTGACTGTTTTTTTGGCAAGCTGTTACAGTCAAATCCACAAAGCTTCTCGCTTTCTCAAGAAAGTGTATTTTCTGGTAAAATGTTAGTGTTATGTATACCTTCCCCAATGAAAAACAGGCAATTGATAAATCTCAGATAATACAAagcagaaaaaagaaagaaagttgtgTACAATCATGAATCCCATCAGCAGCCCAATAATTGGAAGGCATGATGATTGAAGTGTGATttgagaataatttattttagggaAGTGGCGCTGATAATAATGTCAAAGTATAGCCTAACTGGATGTTTCACttggaaagaaaaatcaaaaaagCATAGTTTATAGGGAGGGAAGtggaaggaagaaaataaacattGCGTTGTTTGGTCCAAGTAAGGACATAGTTACAACAATGTGTCTGGTAATCAGTCACTGCTCTGAAACAGTTTACAACAAAAATTTGCAGTGATGTAGGTCCATTCAATCAAACACACTATCAATTCCATGCTATAGCTGGCTTCAATTCGAAATCCATCCTGATTAGATATGTGAACTCAATTAACATTTTACTTATGAAACAGAAGCACATGATGAGGAGCAGAAAAATTAGGAATGCCGAAATCACAAAGCAATGCGGTATACGTAAAAGGAACTTTAATGCATACTTTGTCAACCTCTCATGATACCGAcgttgcttcttcttttttcattacTCGCGTGGAAGGTCCCCACCTTCCACGCTAACCccattttgttcattttaacattaacattaatattttttatgggcCACTTTCTTCTCCCACCTTGCTCTTTACCCGATTTGTGTCCTATCTTtctatttccctttttcatATCACTTTAAAACATGACATGCAAATACACACCAAGGTATTACATTGAACCAAAACGtaaaatagagagagagagagagagagagagagagagagagagatccCGGACCATGTGTGCAAAAAGCATGAGCGTGGGATGGAAATAATAGGAATTGATAAAGGCATGAAagtaggaaaaagaaagaaaagagtggTTATGGTACAACCGGGCCTGTTGATAATTTCTACTGCCTAACACGCCTTTGTCGAATATGACCTATTATGGTCTgacacattaaaataaaaaagggtgGAAGGAAAGAGAGAGTCACTAAGAAGCAAAAGCAAATTTTCATGTACGCACAGCAAATATGTTAGGGAAAGGACGCCCTTCGTCTCAATAATTACTACTCAAGGTTTCACAAAGCAAAAAAGGCAATTGACGTTGATACTCCCAGTAATGATCAGAGAGGCACATGCCACTcccaacaacattttcttcttttttttcttttttttttttgagctTTTTCTTCCTTATTAACCCCACCCCCACCCCCGTGGTCCACACCCTCCCCTTATCTTATCACCTTCAACCCCCTATCAATTCACAAACTTTCTCACATCAACCTTTAATCTCTCACTCGGTTTTTCCCACTATAAAGATTCCATGACCTAACCCTCTTTAACACCTTATTAGCTTGGTACACCTTCCTTCCTTCACCCTTTCTTCTCTATATCATCATCATATATATGTCTCATCCATATCATACTATTAACCTCTAAACACACGCCCACACATCCTATCCTGTACAAAATTATCACTTTCATTCTGTACAAAATAGCATGCTATAATGCCATCGGTGCATTCTAGTCCGTGTTACCCGATGGAAAACCCGGCTTTGGCATCTTTACTCCGTCACACCACGGGGGAGAGTAAGCGTAGCAGCAAATTCTCCAGCGGAGGAGGCCTTTTGAAAATGTTCAAGTTGTTTCCCATGTTGACTTCTGGATGCAAAATGGTGGCTCTCTTGGGAAGACCTCGGAAAATGCTAAAGGACAGCGCGACCACCGGGACCATCTTCGGTTACCGCAAGGGGAGGGTGAGTTTGGCCATACAAGAGGACACGCGTCAAATGCCCATTTTTCTGATCGAGCTGCCCATGCTGGCCAGTGCTTTGAACAAGGAAATGGCATCCGACATCATGAGGATTGCGTTGGAGAGCGAGACCAAGAGCAGCAGGAAGAAGCTGATGGAAGAGTTCGTGTGGGCGGTCTATTGCAATGGGAGAAAGGTGGGTTACTCCATCAGGCGGAAACAGATGAGCGATGATGAGCTCCACGTGATGCAGCATTTGAGAGGGGTTTCTATGGGAGCAGGGGTGCTCCCCACCGCATCGGATCATAAAGATTCCGACGGAGAAATGACGTACATGAGGGCAAGGTTTGAGAGGGTGGTTGGGTCTAAGGATTCAGAGGCTTTGTACATGATAAACCCAGATGGGGCTCAAGGCCCCGAATTGAGTATCTTCTTTGTTAGACCTCACTAGATTTCATCAAATcaattattatcatcatcatcttcttcatcatcatatcCGTATATATATACCATCATATATCTTTATCTATCATTTCTACTGTAAGCTCCACCTCTTTCAAAAACTCTCATTCcacttccttcttctttttctcatcatTCTCAATCTTCCATTCCCCACTTATCAATAATTCTTTTCAAAACCACTCATTAATCACAGATTTCGAATCATTTATATTTCGAGTTATCTCTGGACTGTGAATGTCTTTACTTGTCCATTAGTAGATTACAAGAGCTTCAAAGGATTTGGGCTCCCAAAAAATGTCTGTACTggagagaaaaaattaggtCGCTTTTTGGCTGGGACCAAATAAGAAAACTTACTTTCTGctaaacattttcagaaaaaaaataataataataatgcatgCCCATTCACAACAATATATAACATACCAAGTAATAAATATACAcgtgcagttatttttttaacatttttactttTGGTCACTTTTGCATTCTGTTTTCCAATTTGTCTCTTATTCAATAAAGTTATCCAGTAAtgaatattgtaataaatatgGTATCATTGCGGTAGTTTCTTCATACATGATCTATAAAAAGCAAATCACTTCATCTAATAGATTTctgtattttattctttttacagATTATAACTGATATACTATCTTTGTTTCTGCATCGAAAATTTTCGTCTGTTTTAATCTTGGGATTATTTCCTCCGAGATTCTTACGCTTTGATTGTTAAAACATCTTATATGATTTCTCAAACAGTTGTTGCTATTATATATCGGGACTAAAAAATTTACGttaaaaaagtttctttaataatatagattttataaGATTTGTAGGTCATGACTGACAGTTGCTAACTTAGATATTTGTCAGCAGCAGCCTGTCTTTTTCCCCGCTTACTTAGAGCCGaaactaatatataattaaacactTTTAATCTTACTTTATTAtcttaactttttctttaattttaaaaaattgcttTAATTTCATAGTATTGTTAAACTGCATTGTGTCAATTATTATCTTCTTCTGCTATCATTGAAACTAATATACCTTATgtattaaattgtaataaaaaaatataattatatagaaaCGAAACGAAACATAAACTAAAGTTAAATAATCGATCAAAAAGTTATCTTGCGCTATCagaatttaaacaaaattgagTAGAAAAGcgttataattatgttttcctaaattgttcttttttcattaattgaacCCATGCTAATTTGAGTACTCCACATGAAAACATATATAGGTGACATCTAAAGTTTCAATGGCATTTTGTTTAACATAAGATTGGTAGAATTATCCTAGTTTTGTGTTATTAGGGTGATACTTGTGATTTAAGATAGGAAAATGTGGTTTGAAAAAtgttggaaaataaagaaagaaattgatatATAGAATTAATGAATGATGTCATTATCTTACAACTCAACAAGAGTCATTATTGATGGGGACAAAGGTAGGTATGAGGTATTTGATGTTTACTCGGAATCCAACAATCACACAGTATAGACAAAATAGAGGCAGACTTTGTTTGGATGGATGAAGAGTAATAATATTAACAGGGATCACATTAAGgattatatactttttctttttcagactaggaattttaatttactttttcctatataaatcttatttaattaaatgtatccATGTTAAAAGTAAGTCATTTTTCGTTTTGAAAAATCATCTGTAACAGCAGGAGACAAGCCTTATTATTTACATATGgattaattgttataaatacAACTTACACAggctttttttgtttttttgtataaaagtgTATACGAagaattataaaagaaagaaagtctATATATGAAGATTTATGAAATACATACTTACATTTATATATTGCATTATAGTTTTAGTACTTTCTATTCATTTGATAGAACTTAAAAACTTTCTGGAAAAATAAATCTTCAGAAAAAAGTGAATAATTAATACGCGTATAGCACGACTCCATTatttattgtcttttttttttttttatatgttatcaTAATCAATCCCGACTCTCCtccatattaattaaaataagagcataattgaaaaaaaaaatcttgaaatttcaaaaatgataaagataaacaaataatatttttcttaaacaaactgATAACTATAAACAGCAGCGaaaggaaaaacatttttttgtttatttaatgaaggaggaatggaaaaaaaaaaattactgaaaaattaaataaatatattactacaatttaaaatactttagtGCATTGTGATAATTTTACTAACGTGAacattatacaaaatataaatcataagaTTCGTTTATATTAATGAACTATGTTGCGAAAACTAATTCTTTTCACTGTATTTGAATCGATcaatatcatattttctttcattttctcttcacaTGGTGAGTTTAATTCATATGAAACGCCTATAACCTTAGTGCTATGCTTCGTAATTTCAAAGTGATACCTAACATAACTTAGGTATACCAATAACATGTTGATTGTTGAGTGCATAACATTATTAAGGTGGAcgttaaattttgaatttcgAAACAAATGTAGTTATTAAGAAGACTTCTTAGTATAAATATGGTCAATATCCGTATGAATACACTCTGATGACAAtcttgaatataatgaaaacaatttaaacatgATACAGATAACATTTAATTCGCTTTTTCTTTACACTTGCAATCAAAAACAGGAGTAAGATTACACTAAGATTAATTGTGAGAAAATATGTTActttaacaatttaatttcaGCTTTGGGTAAATACCAGAAGAGATATTTGAGCGGAAGAGTAATCAAATATATTGTATTACTAGACACAGTCCCCTGTTAGGCCCATTTAACAACGTCCAAATCATGCATGCAAAGAAATCATTGTCATTTTAAAAgcctaaagaaaaaaagagaggccATAGGTATGCTTCGGAAGGGCGTTACTCCCTGCACCCCTACAAatgcttcctccacctccccatccCATTTTTACCCTTTAATAAACGGATGTCCACATCCGTTCACGAATGTTGAGAACCGTTTAAAAACATTGTGCCTGCAGCTCAGAAAACAGAGAGACTAAGTTTGTAGTTTTGGAAAAAGGTAGCACACCGCTAGTAGAAGGGAAGAATAGGATATGCTTCGTAGCTGATGAGATAACGACAGTTCATCTTCAGAGTCGAGGCCAGAGATAATTTTTGTACCGCATCCAAACACTGGGTACCTATACAGCACAATGATGTCAGGTGGAACGTCTCTCAGCCACTCAAGATCAATGCCCTTGTGCTTGTCAACCAATAGATTGAGGAAACTCTGCATAGTAATTCATTTGGCACAATTTTCAGTATTCAACTACAGGATTAAAGTAGAAATTCTATTCACGAAAGTAGAAATTCTATTCACGATCTGGAATTCTACCTGAATACATTCAGCAAgcatgttttccaacaattattttttgccataattttttttccagtcACGTATCTTCCCTTCAAGATTTGCTCTTATACTtaccacaattttttttttgccacAATTTTTTTGGGACGGACGGAGTTGGAGTGATTTCAAACGGATTTGAAAAAATGAGTTTGGGAGAATTGGGAGGGGGAGGGGGGTGTGGGACTgtgcaaaataataaatataattaaaataaaaatgggtacttttgtaattaaaatttttttgaaaaagtttgggGAGGTGGTGGGAGCATtggtggaggtggagggagcaacacccgcTTCGGAAATTTCGACTTTGCATTGTTCCAATGTATGGGCCGAGACAACAAAACACGGACAATATTTAAAGGAGGTTGATCCCTGCACCACGTATTTGACCCTTCACCTctccatattttttatttttttttatattatcaaaataaccttttgttaatatattatttacttttttaaccctctTTTGTTTAACTAATCCTAGATTTCTTACTTTCTCCTTTTCAATTTCACTCTCTCCCTCACTGTAAGACTGCATCCTCACCTCCAGACTTCATCGTTTCcccttttcactttttttaactCCCAACTCGCAGTTCTCTTTGTTTGTGCATTTCGGTGGTGCAGCTTTTGGTGTGTGCGGCCTGTGTGAACGGCGGTGCGGCAGTGTGTTGGTGCGGCGGTGCGGCGGTGTGTTTGGTGGTAGTGGTGCTTCGTGTCTGTGTGTTGGTCTTCGACAGGTTAGTTCATTTCGATTTTTCTTCGCGCATGTATGGTTGCTGCTGCAAAGTTTCGGCCTCTGGTTTTCGCGCATGTATGCGTGTTGTTCGTTTCAGGCTCTGCAAAGTTTAGTTTTCTCGTTTCGTATTTCTGCttggttgttttgtttttttttaaaatgcatgTAATATAGCGTCTTAGTGTTGTGCGTGAGGTTTCTACTGTT
This DNA window, taken from Vigna radiata var. radiata cultivar VC1973A chromosome 5, Vradiata_ver6, whole genome shotgun sequence, encodes the following:
- the LOC106761117 gene encoding protein MIZU-KUSSEI 1 — protein: MPSVHSSPCYPMENPALASLLRHTTGESKRSSKFSSGGGLLKMFKLFPMLTSGCKMVALLGRPRKMLKDSATTGTIFGYRKGRVSLAIQEDTRQMPIFLIELPMLASALNKEMASDIMRIALESETKSSRKKLMEEFVWAVYCNGRKVGYSIRRKQMSDDELHVMQHLRGVSMGAGVLPTASDHKDSDGEMTYMRARFERVVGSKDSEALYMINPDGAQGPELSIFFVRPH